The Pyrus communis chromosome 2, drPyrComm1.1, whole genome shotgun sequence genome includes a window with the following:
- the LOC137725484 gene encoding butanoate--CoA ligase AAE1 has protein sequence MEGSIRCSANNIPLSPISFLERSAIVYRDRPSVVYGNIVYTWRQTLERCTRLASALAQLGVSYGDVVAALAPNIPAMYELHFAVPMAGAVLCTLNIRHDSQMVSVLLKHSDAKIIFVDYQLFHVAKGAIDILSKTRTKLPVLVLIPESDQSSPDFCNPTSGNLEYESLLGRGKFDFEIRRPKDEWDPISLNYTSGTTSSPKGVIYSHRGAYLNSFAAALLNEMSSLPVYLWCVPMFHCNGWCLTWAVAAQGGTNICQRNVTAKGIFCRISQHKVTHMGGAPTILNMIVNAPVHERRPLPGKVIVMTGGAPPPAHVLFKMEELGFSVTHSYGLTETYGPGTVCAWKPEWDSLPRDEQAKIKSRQGLQHLGMEEVDVKDPVTMKTVPADAKTMGEVMFRGNTVMNGYLKDHQATTDAFKGGWFRSGDLGVKHPDGYIELKDRLKDIIISGGENISTIEVESVLFSHPDILEAAIVGRPDDYWGETPCAFVKLKDGCNTDKEEIIKFCRNRLPHYMAPRTVVFADLPKTSTGKVQKYVLRERAKSMGSLSKNSISKL, from the exons TTGAACGATGCACCAGACTCGCTTCTGCTCTTGCCCAGCTCGGAGTTTCTTACGGAGATGTG GTTGCTGCATTGGCTCCAAATATTCCCGCAATGTATGAGCTCCATTTTGCTGTTCCAATGGCAGGGGCAGTTCTCTGTACACTTAATATACGCCATGATTCACAAATGGTGTCAGTGTTACTAAAACATTCAGATGCCAAAATCATTTTTGTAGACTACCAATTGTTTCATGTTGCTAAAGGAGCAATTGATATTCTATCCAAGACTAGGACCAAGCTGCCCGTTTTAGTCTTAATCCCAGAGAGTGATCAATCATCCCCTGACTTCTGTAATCCCACTTCCGGGAACTTGGAATATGAGAGCCTGTTAGGACGtggaaaatttgattttgagATCCGACGACCAAAAGATGAATGGGATCCAATTTCACTCAACTACACTTCAGGCACTACATCGAGCCCAAAAGGCGTCATTTATAGTCACAGAGGTGCCTATCTTAATTCTTTCGCAGCAGCTCTACTTAATGAGATGAGCTCATTGCCTGTATATTTATGGTGTGTTCCCATGTTTCATTGCAACGGGTGGTGCCTCACTTGGGCTGTGGCTGCTCAGGGTGGTACTAATATCTGCCAAAGGAATGTTACTGCAAAGGGCATTTTTTGCCGTATTTCTCAGCACAAGGTAACCCACATGGGTGGTGCACCAACAATTTTAAACATGATTGTGAATGCTCCAGTACATGAGCGGAGACCACTTCCAGGTAAGGTAATAGTCATGACTGGGGGTGCACCGCCACCAGCCCACGTactcttcaagatggaagagcTAGGGTTCAGTGTAACCCATTCATATGGTTTGACAGAAACTTATGGACCTGGTACAGTTTGTGCTTGGAAACCTGAATGGGACTCCCTGCCTCGAGATGAACAGGCAAAGATCAAGTCCCGACAGGGATTGCAACATCTTGGCATGGAGGAGGTTGACGTTAAAGATCCTGTCACCATGAAGACTGTACCAGCTGATGCAAAAACCATGGGGGAGGTTATGTTCAGAGGTAACACTGTAATGAATGGATATTTGAAAGATCATCAAGCAACAACAGATGCATTTAAAGGGGGATGGTTTCGTAGTGGTGACTTGGGTGTGAAACACCCGGATGGTTACATAGAGCTAAAGGATCGTTTAAAGGACATTATCATTTCTGGGGGTGAAAATATTAGCACAATCGAGGTTGAATCAGTGCTTTTCAGCCACCCGGATATTCTCGAGGCAGCAATTGTGGGAAGGCCTGATGATTATTGGGGGGAGACGCCCTGCGCATttgtgaagttgaaggatggctGTAATACTGACAAAGAGGAGATTATTAAGTTTTGTAGGAATCGGTTGCCCCACTATATGGCTCCTCGGACTGTTGTTTTCGCAGATCTGCCAAAGACTTCGACTGGGAAGGTGCAGAAGTATGTACTGAGAGAGAGGGCAAAGTCCATGGGAAGTCTCTCCAAGAACAGCATCAGCAAACTGTAA